From a single Collibacillus ludicampi genomic region:
- the pdhA gene encoding pyruvate dehydrogenase (acetyl-transferring) E1 component subunit alpha — MANEAFSTIQILSPEGKVVNPDLMPQLTDEQLRELMRKMVFTRIWDQRAIALNRQGRLGFYAPVAGQEASMIGSQSALSKEDFILPSYRDIPQAVWHGLPLYQAFHYSRGHYHGGQIPEGVNVLMPQIIIGAQITQCAGVGFGFRLKNESRVAITYIGDGGTSQGDFYEGINFAGAYNAQSIFVVQNNRYAISVPIEKQTKAQTLAQKAVAAGIHGVQVDGMDVLAVYYAVAEARKRALAGEGPTLIEALTYRYGPHTMAGDDPTRYRTNEEKSEWEKKDPLIRFRTYLEEKGLWSQADEERVIEEAKAAVADAIKMADATPKQKVSDLIGFMFETLPPSLEQQRAEFLAREGK; from the coding sequence ATGGCAAACGAGGCTTTTTCAACGATACAGATTTTATCGCCGGAAGGAAAAGTCGTAAATCCGGATCTGATGCCTCAACTGACTGATGAGCAATTGCGTGAATTGATGCGGAAAATGGTCTTCACGCGTATATGGGACCAAAGAGCCATCGCTTTGAACCGTCAAGGCCGTTTGGGCTTCTACGCTCCAGTTGCCGGTCAGGAAGCGTCGATGATCGGCAGTCAGAGCGCTTTGAGCAAAGAAGATTTTATATTACCGAGTTATCGTGACATTCCTCAGGCTGTATGGCACGGTCTGCCGTTGTATCAGGCGTTCCACTATTCACGCGGTCATTACCATGGGGGACAGATTCCAGAGGGCGTCAATGTCCTTATGCCGCAAATCATCATCGGTGCTCAGATCACACAATGTGCGGGCGTCGGTTTCGGGTTCCGTTTGAAGAACGAATCACGCGTAGCGATCACTTACATAGGTGATGGCGGTACATCGCAAGGTGATTTCTATGAAGGGATCAACTTCGCGGGTGCTTATAACGCGCAATCGATTTTCGTCGTTCAAAACAACCGTTATGCGATTTCCGTGCCGATTGAGAAACAAACCAAAGCACAAACGTTGGCACAAAAAGCGGTCGCTGCGGGAATTCATGGTGTACAAGTGGACGGTATGGACGTACTCGCCGTTTATTACGCCGTAGCGGAAGCACGTAAACGCGCTCTGGCGGGAGAAGGACCGACATTGATCGAAGCATTGACCTACCGATACGGTCCGCATACGATGGCCGGTGACGATCCGACCCGCTATCGTACAAACGAGGAAAAATCCGAATGGGAGAAAAAGGATCCCCTCATTCGTTTCCGGACATACCTCGAAGAAAAAGGCTTGTGGAGCCAAGCGGACGAAGAACGTGTGATTGAAGAAGCAAAAGCGGCTGTAGCCGATGCGATCAAGATGGCGGATGCAACGCCTAAACAAAAAGTATCGGATCTGATCGGTTTCATGTTCGAAACTCTGCCGCCTTCGCTTGAACAGCAACGTGCAGAATTCCTGGCACGGGAGGGAAAGTAA
- a CDS encoding uracil-DNA glycosylase, whose translation MAILKNDWAPLLEQEFEKPYYLRLRRFLIEEYSTRVIYPDKYEIYTALHLTSFENTKVVIIGQDPYHGPGQAHGLSFSVKPGVSIPPSLQNIFKELHDDLGCYIPNNGYLVKWAEQGVLMLNSVLTVRAGIPNSHKGMGWETFTDKVITTLNQREKPVVFILWGKHAQEKKKLITSAKHFIIQSPHPSPFSANRGFLGSRPFSRTNEFLKKIGEEEIDWQIPNLT comes from the coding sequence ATGGCGATTTTGAAAAACGATTGGGCACCTTTGTTAGAACAAGAATTTGAAAAACCGTATTATTTACGGTTGAGACGTTTTTTAATTGAAGAGTATAGTACCCGCGTGATTTATCCTGACAAATATGAAATTTATACGGCTTTACATTTAACATCATTTGAAAACACGAAGGTCGTGATCATCGGACAGGATCCTTACCACGGTCCAGGGCAAGCTCATGGGCTAAGTTTCTCCGTCAAACCGGGAGTAAGTATTCCTCCTTCCTTACAAAACATTTTTAAAGAGTTGCATGATGACCTGGGATGCTACATCCCCAATAATGGATATCTTGTGAAATGGGCGGAACAAGGGGTACTGATGTTAAATTCGGTTTTAACCGTACGCGCAGGTATTCCCAATTCTCATAAAGGGATGGGGTGGGAGACGTTCACAGACAAGGTGATCACGACGCTTAATCAAAGAGAGAAACCGGTGGTTTTCATCCTTTGGGGGAAACATGCGCAGGAAAAGAAAAAACTGATCACATCCGCTAAACATTTTATCATTCAATCTCCGCATCCGAGTCCCTTTTCGGCAAATCGAGGCTTTTTGGGCAGCCGTCCGTTCTCAAGAACCAATGAATTTTTGAAAAAAATTGGGGAAGAAGAGATCGATTGGCAGATACCGAATCTAACCTAA
- a CDS encoding alpha-ketoacid dehydrogenase subunit beta yields the protein MAQMTMIQAITDAMRVELKRDPSVLVFGEDVGKNGGVFRATDGLQKEFGENRVFDTPLAESGIGGLAVGLCLTGFRPVAEIQFFGFVFETFDAIASQAARMRYRSGGRYHCPIVFRSPFGGGVKTPELHADSLEGLMAQTPGVKVVIPSNPYDAKGLLISAIRDNDPVIFLEHMKLYRSFRGEVPEGEYTVPLGKANVVKEGSDVTVITYGAMVHTSLKAAEQIEKERGVKVEVIDLRTISPLDTETIIKSVEKTNRAVVVQEAQRQAGIAAEVIAQINEHAILSLEAPVVRVTAPDTVYPFAQVEDEWLPDPARVIEGINKVLDF from the coding sequence ATGGCACAAATGACGATGATACAAGCGATTACAGACGCCATGCGCGTTGAATTGAAGCGCGATCCGAGTGTCCTTGTATTTGGTGAGGACGTAGGTAAAAACGGCGGGGTATTCCGGGCAACGGACGGTTTACAGAAAGAGTTTGGCGAGAATCGTGTATTCGATACTCCGCTCGCTGAGTCGGGGATCGGCGGATTGGCCGTTGGTCTCTGCCTGACAGGATTTCGCCCGGTTGCCGAGATCCAATTTTTCGGCTTCGTTTTTGAAACGTTCGATGCGATCGCCTCTCAAGCAGCAAGAATGCGTTATCGTTCAGGGGGACGTTATCATTGCCCGATCGTTTTCCGTTCACCGTTCGGCGGCGGCGTGAAAACACCGGAATTGCATGCAGATTCGCTTGAAGGTCTGATGGCGCAAACCCCGGGTGTGAAGGTGGTGATCCCATCGAATCCGTACGATGCGAAAGGTCTCTTAATCTCTGCGATTCGTGACAACGATCCCGTGATTTTCCTTGAGCATATGAAACTGTACCGTTCTTTCCGCGGTGAAGTTCCGGAAGGAGAATACACGGTTCCGCTCGGTAAGGCGAACGTGGTGAAAGAAGGTAGTGATGTGACTGTCATCACTTACGGTGCGATGGTACACACGTCTCTCAAGGCAGCAGAACAAATCGAGAAAGAGCGCGGCGTTAAAGTCGAAGTGATCGACTTGCGCACCATCAGTCCGTTGGACACGGAAACGATCATCAAGTCTGTCGAGAAGACCAACCGGGCGGTTGTGGTACAAGAAGCTCAACGCCAAGCGGGTATTGCCGCAGAAGTGATCGCGCAAATTAACGAACATGCGATCCTTTCTCTCGAAGCGCCTGTTGTGCGCGTGACCGCACCGGATACTGTGTACCCGTTTGCGCAAGTGGAAGATGAATGGTTGCCAGACCCGGCTCGTGTCATCGAAGGCATCAACAAAGTTCTGGACTTCTAG
- the lpdA gene encoding dihydrolipoyl dehydrogenase, giving the protein MVVGEFTTEVDVLVIGSGPGGYVAAIRAAQLGKNVTLVEREDLGGVCLNRGCIPSKALISVAHQYETAKHGMEKMGVFAEGVKLDFTRAQAYKNEVVKKLTGGVAGLLKGNNVTVLKGEALFVNENEVRVFDNYEVNRYRFNHCIIATGSRPIELKSLPFSKRVLSSTEALELPEVPKKLIVIGGGYIGVELGTAYAKLGAEVTILEGTDSILPGFEASLVQPVKKGLKANHVTVHTNALAKSVEETDSDVTVIADIKGVEQRLTADYVLVTVGRRPNTDNLGLDAIGVKLNERGYVVVDKQGRTNIPNIYAIGDIVAGPALAHKASYEGKVAAEAIAGLPSEVDYRAIPAVVFCDPEIASVGLTEEEAKKQGLKVKTGKFPFAANGRALSINQADGFVKVVAEEGTDVVLGVQIVGPAASNLIAEAGLAIEMGATLEDIALTIHAHPTLGEVTMEAAEVALGHGIHILSK; this is encoded by the coding sequence ATGGTCGTAGGCGAATTTACAACGGAGGTAGATGTCCTCGTTATCGGCAGCGGTCCCGGCGGTTATGTGGCTGCGATCCGTGCCGCACAGCTCGGTAAAAATGTAACGCTCGTTGAACGTGAAGATCTTGGCGGTGTTTGTTTGAACCGCGGGTGCATTCCTTCCAAAGCTTTGATTTCTGTCGCTCATCAATATGAGACGGCGAAGCATGGCATGGAGAAAATGGGCGTCTTCGCAGAAGGAGTAAAACTTGATTTTACAAGAGCCCAAGCGTATAAAAACGAAGTTGTCAAAAAGTTGACCGGCGGCGTTGCGGGCCTGTTAAAAGGGAACAACGTGACGGTGCTCAAGGGTGAAGCGCTTTTTGTAAACGAAAACGAAGTCCGCGTGTTCGATAACTATGAAGTGAATCGCTATCGTTTCAATCATTGTATCATTGCAACCGGTTCTCGACCGATCGAACTCAAATCCCTTCCTTTCAGCAAACGTGTGCTTTCATCTACTGAAGCGCTGGAGTTGCCGGAAGTTCCGAAGAAGCTGATCGTGATCGGCGGCGGGTATATCGGTGTGGAATTAGGAACTGCGTATGCGAAGCTGGGCGCGGAAGTGACCATTCTTGAAGGTACCGATTCGATTCTCCCCGGATTCGAGGCTTCACTCGTACAACCTGTCAAGAAAGGGCTCAAAGCGAACCATGTGACCGTACACACAAACGCTTTGGCGAAGTCTGTTGAAGAAACGGATTCCGACGTGACGGTTATCGCCGATATCAAAGGCGTCGAACAGAGATTGACGGCTGATTATGTACTCGTAACAGTCGGGCGTCGTCCGAATACGGACAACCTTGGTTTGGATGCGATCGGGGTGAAACTCAATGAGCGCGGATATGTTGTTGTTGACAAACAAGGCCGCACGAACATCCCGAACATTTATGCGATCGGGGATATCGTAGCAGGACCCGCTCTGGCGCATAAAGCATCCTACGAAGGAAAAGTGGCTGCGGAAGCGATCGCGGGACTTCCGAGCGAAGTCGATTATCGTGCGATTCCCGCTGTGGTCTTCTGTGATCCTGAAATCGCGAGCGTAGGTCTGACCGAAGAAGAGGCGAAAAAGCAAGGATTGAAAGTGAAGACGGGTAAATTCCCGTTTGCTGCAAACGGCCGTGCACTTTCGATCAATCAGGCGGACGGATTCGTGAAAGTGGTCGCGGAAGAAGGCACCGATGTAGTTCTCGGTGTTCAGATCGTTGGTCCGGCAGCTTCCAACCTTATCGCAGAAGCGGGACTTGCGATCGAGATGGGGGCAACATTGGAAGATATCGCACTGACCATTCACGCTCATCCAACACTTGGAGAAGTCACCATGGAAGCGGCAGAAGTGGCATTGGGTCATGGGATCCATATTCTTTCCAAATAA
- a CDS encoding transposase domain-containing protein, producing MFSNTPRGAKASAIIYSIIETAKENGLHPYFYLTYLFEKLPNLDMKDKDSLDQLLPWSESLPLTCRAIKKNT from the coding sequence TTGTTCTCCAATACCCCGCGTGGTGCAAAGGCGAGTGCGATCATTTACAGTATCATAGAGACAGCGAAAGAAAATGGATTACATCCCTATTTCTATCTTACCTATCTCTTTGAGAAACTACCTAACCTAGATATGAAAGACAAAGATTCCTTAGATCAGCTTCTCCCTTGGTCAGAAAGCCTACCGCTTACCTGCCGGGCTATAAAAAAGAATACGTAA
- the yidD gene encoding membrane protein insertion efficiency factor YidD → MFIRLCLRLIAWYQRKISPKFGRRCRFEPTCSEYARLALLKYGIWKGIAKTAKRLARCNRYYHGSKIDYP, encoded by the coding sequence ATGTTCATCCGTCTCTGTCTTCGTTTGATCGCATGGTATCAACGTAAAATCTCACCCAAATTTGGACGACGGTGCCGCTTCGAACCCACATGTTCAGAATATGCCCGCTTGGCTCTACTCAAGTATGGCATATGGAAAGGAATAGCGAAGACTGCCAAACGTCTTGCTCGCTGCAATCGATATTATCACGGTTCAAAGATCGATTATCCATAA
- a CDS encoding 2-oxo acid dehydrogenase subunit E2: MASTFAFKLPDIGEGIHEGEIVKWLVKPGDVVEEDQVILEVQNDKAVVEIPSPVSGKVLELKVSEGTVAVVGDELIVFETEGEVPEQNAHGQTSSSEEASQEGCAVGSSVAANVAAATVDTPMAAPSAGTQASAAVDPNRRILAFPSVRKFAREQGVDIRLVPGTGKHGRITKEDIINFKNGGQVVAQAPTQTQDTVDKSAAVASASVTAAPAGERLEERVPLKGIRKVIAQAMAKSVYTAPHVTVMDEVDVTKLVALREKAKPLAEKKGVKLTYLPFIVKAVVAGLRQFPALNASIDDERGEIVYKKYYNIGIATDTDNGLLVPVVSDADRKNIWTIAGEIADLAKRGREGKLAPNELKGSTFTITNIGSAGGMLFTPVINWPEVAILGTGRITKKPVVRNDEIVIAPVLSLSLSFDHRIIDGATAQHFVNYVKALLEDPQLLVMEV, from the coding sequence GTGGCTTCAACATTTGCATTTAAATTGCCGGATATCGGCGAAGGTATTCATGAAGGTGAAATCGTCAAATGGTTGGTCAAGCCGGGAGATGTCGTTGAAGAAGACCAAGTGATTCTCGAAGTACAAAACGATAAAGCGGTCGTAGAGATCCCGTCTCCCGTATCGGGTAAGGTTTTGGAATTAAAAGTGAGCGAGGGTACGGTCGCTGTTGTCGGAGATGAATTGATCGTTTTCGAAACGGAAGGCGAAGTTCCGGAGCAAAATGCGCACGGCCAAACATCCTCCTCAGAGGAAGCGTCTCAAGAAGGATGTGCGGTAGGAAGTTCTGTGGCGGCAAATGTGGCTGCGGCGACAGTGGATACACCGATGGCTGCACCATCCGCGGGTACGCAAGCATCGGCTGCGGTAGATCCGAACCGTCGCATTCTTGCATTCCCCTCCGTTCGTAAATTTGCGCGCGAACAGGGTGTAGATATTCGTCTCGTACCTGGAACGGGTAAACACGGCCGTATCACGAAGGAAGATATCATCAACTTCAAGAATGGCGGACAGGTTGTTGCACAAGCTCCGACACAAACACAAGATACGGTCGACAAGAGTGCCGCTGTGGCTTCAGCGAGTGTCACTGCCGCTCCTGCAGGCGAACGTCTTGAAGAACGGGTACCGCTCAAAGGGATCCGTAAAGTCATTGCTCAAGCGATGGCGAAGTCGGTATATACCGCACCTCATGTGACTGTCATGGACGAAGTGGACGTCACCAAACTTGTCGCATTGCGCGAAAAAGCGAAACCTCTCGCTGAGAAGAAGGGTGTCAAGCTGACGTACTTGCCGTTTATCGTTAAAGCGGTCGTGGCCGGTTTGCGTCAATTTCCCGCACTCAACGCATCCATTGACGATGAACGAGGCGAGATCGTTTACAAAAAGTATTACAATATAGGTATTGCTACGGATACGGACAACGGTCTCTTAGTACCGGTTGTTTCTGACGCGGATCGCAAGAACATCTGGACGATAGCAGGGGAAATTGCCGATCTGGCCAAGCGTGGACGAGAAGGAAAATTGGCTCCCAATGAGTTAAAAGGCAGCACCTTCACGATCACCAATATCGGTTCGGCGGGCGGCATGCTCTTTACACCTGTGATTAACTGGCCGGAAGTTGCGATCCTGGGAACCGGGCGCATCACCAAGAAACCGGTCGTTCGCAATGACGAGATCGTGATCGCTCCCGTACTGTCCCTCTCACTATCATTCGACCATCGGATCATCGATGGGGCTACGGCACAACATTTTGTCAACTATGTGAAAGCACTGCTGGAAGATCCACAGTTGCTCGTTATGGAGGTGTAA
- a CDS encoding DUF445 domain-containing protein — protein MNRYVVDFLILPLIGALHGWITNKLAIWLLFNPKNPYRVWGTRWQIQGVLPKRKENIANSLAEVVETDLLSQEDIKKFIKDAELLQQATKMIHERIMERVEVQFPRWMPTAIRIPALEYISDIVSKELNHLIHNLYDDIERLQNMIPIRQIVHDRLIQLDFVELEQLVRKVARQELTFIEWLGFYMGLGIGLVQGVFLIIIGH, from the coding sequence ATGAACCGTTATGTTGTCGATTTCCTTATCCTTCCATTGATCGGCGCTCTGCACGGCTGGATAACAAACAAATTGGCCATCTGGTTGTTGTTTAATCCAAAAAACCCTTACCGCGTATGGGGTACACGATGGCAAATTCAAGGTGTTCTACCCAAACGAAAAGAAAATATAGCCAATAGTCTAGCGGAAGTTGTAGAAACAGATCTTCTCTCCCAGGAAGACATAAAAAAATTCATTAAGGACGCGGAATTGTTGCAACAGGCCACGAAAATGATTCACGAACGAATCATGGAACGAGTAGAAGTACAATTTCCTCGGTGGATGCCAACGGCGATTCGCATACCCGCGCTCGAATACATATCCGACATAGTTTCTAAAGAGCTCAATCATCTGATCCATAACTTATACGATGATATTGAACGCCTGCAAAACATGATTCCCATTCGCCAAATCGTCCATGACCGACTGATTCAACTGGACTTTGTCGAGTTGGAACAATTGGTGCGCAAAGTGGCTCGACAAGAGCTGACTTTCATCGAATGGTTGGGGTTTTATATGGGCCTTGGGATCGGGCTCGTTCAGGGGGTTTTTCTCATCATCATCGGTCACTGA
- a CDS encoding sulfite exporter TauE/SafE family protein translates to MEAVSLFLIGTLAGLAGSIVGLGGGFIIIPFLIFLYHVEPRLLAGTSMAVLCINSISSTIAYARQKKIDFASGFWFGAAMIPGSIMGAIFSKALSRHLFYTIFGLIVLSVSVFLLMKPRIPAKNILPATVTRKMTNDGETVVFSYHRGFGLIVSFMTGFLSSLLGIGGGSILVPAMVLLMSFPAHIATATSMFIILISSCIGTITHIILGNVVWHLVFFLAIGAFLGGQAGARIAAKLPAKTLLRSLAITLVFMSIRIMTE, encoded by the coding sequence ATGGAAGCTGTTTCGCTTTTTTTGATTGGAACACTGGCCGGGTTGGCAGGTTCAATCGTCGGGTTAGGCGGCGGATTTATCATTATTCCCTTTCTTATTTTCTTGTATCACGTTGAACCAAGATTACTTGCTGGAACTTCGATGGCTGTTTTATGTATCAATTCGATTTCGAGTACGATCGCTTATGCAAGGCAGAAGAAAATCGACTTTGCAAGCGGTTTCTGGTTTGGTGCCGCTATGATCCCTGGTTCGATCATGGGAGCCATTTTTTCCAAAGCATTATCCCGCCATCTTTTTTATACGATCTTCGGTTTGATCGTTTTGTCGGTTTCCGTTTTCCTGCTTATGAAACCCAGAATTCCGGCAAAGAATATTCTCCCTGCGACCGTCACACGGAAGATGACAAATGACGGTGAGACAGTCGTGTTCTCGTATCATCGCGGGTTTGGACTCATCGTCAGTTTCATGACAGGATTTCTATCTTCTCTTTTAGGCATTGGCGGCGGATCGATTTTAGTGCCGGCAATGGTTTTACTGATGAGCTTTCCCGCTCATATTGCCACGGCGACTTCCATGTTTATTATCTTGATTTCTTCCTGTATAGGTACAATCACTCACATCATTCTCGGCAACGTCGTTTGGCATTTGGTGTTCTTTTTGGCGATTGGTGCATTTTTGGGTGGACAAGCAGGTGCAAGGATCGCAGCAAAATTACCTGCAAAAACCCTCCTTCGGTCTTTAGCCATCACTTTAGTATTTATGTCAATTCGTATCATGACGGAATAG
- a CDS encoding DUF4855 domain-containing protein, giving the protein MKRTKAGTILFSMLASLVFLLPSQAMAAYPASTIEGSDNIFLAYTGYQADSDGLVHQQDWEENDFQPIVTHINRSERKADGEMFTNFLFVGTAVKQSSGTLKYIGVNDDAPADFTDWQTYKDELFAPGKNINALAHVATNNGLGKEIKIHVWIGLPYPNAKVFKTDTARITAVKKWIDSFLTTWNENGYGNHLSLAGFYWAGESEYVSGGLINDGYVMSTVNAFIHQKMVDGHPLHSLWIPYQGAASWDRWKTFGFDLSILQNNYYFRKASFETAAANAFENGQGMEMELDLGVTWDPVSRAKFKKYLDSGVTGGYDSSKRYYGPYMSNVPLAWYVGGWYWHDGVRDHVILRLYNTGNPLYDHIWEFLKGTYHDDSKKTE; this is encoded by the coding sequence ATGAAAAGAACAAAAGCAGGAACCATTTTATTTTCGATGTTAGCCTCTCTCGTTTTTCTCCTTCCTTCCCAAGCGATGGCGGCTTATCCGGCGTCGACGATTGAAGGAAGCGACAATATTTTTTTGGCGTATACGGGTTATCAAGCGGATTCGGACGGCTTGGTTCACCAACAGGATTGGGAAGAGAACGATTTTCAACCGATTGTCACGCACATCAATCGTTCCGAGAGAAAAGCGGATGGAGAAATGTTTACAAACTTTCTGTTTGTGGGAACGGCTGTCAAACAATCATCGGGCACATTGAAGTACATAGGAGTCAATGACGATGCCCCTGCGGATTTCACTGATTGGCAGACCTATAAGGATGAACTGTTCGCACCGGGCAAAAATATCAACGCACTGGCTCATGTTGCGACGAATAACGGACTAGGTAAAGAGATTAAAATTCACGTATGGATTGGACTTCCTTATCCCAATGCAAAAGTTTTTAAGACTGATACGGCCCGCATTACCGCCGTGAAGAAATGGATCGACTCTTTCTTAACGACCTGGAATGAAAATGGTTACGGAAACCATTTGAGTCTCGCAGGATTCTACTGGGCGGGTGAAAGTGAGTACGTAAGCGGCGGTCTTATCAATGACGGGTATGTGATGTCAACGGTCAATGCGTTTATTCATCAGAAAATGGTGGACGGTCATCCATTGCATTCGCTTTGGATCCCTTATCAAGGGGCTGCAAGTTGGGACCGTTGGAAAACATTCGGATTTGATTTGTCCATTCTGCAAAATAATTACTATTTCCGAAAAGCGAGTTTCGAAACGGCCGCCGCAAATGCTTTCGAGAACGGACAAGGAATGGAAATGGAGCTGGATTTGGGAGTCACCTGGGATCCGGTCTCGCGTGCGAAGTTCAAAAAGTATCTGGATTCTGGTGTTACAGGCGGCTATGACAGTTCCAAACGTTACTATGGCCCGTATATGTCAAACGTGCCGCTGGCCTGGTATGTCGGTGGTTGGTACTGGCACGATGGTGTGCGCGACCATGTGATCCTGAGGTTATATAACACAGGCAACCCGTTGTATGATCACATTTGGGAGTTTCTCAAGGGCACATATCATGACGATTCAAAAAAAACGGAATAA
- the speE gene encoding polyamine aminopropyltransferase, translated as MKGLPNFIQYQNGELWLTENERDNLKISYRIRDIIYAEQSPYQHVMILDSYDFGRMLVLDGVVQTTSIDGFIYNEMISHVPLTFHPNPKRVLVIGGGDCGAAREIAKYENVEQIDLVEIDQLVVQVCKDHLQEVSGNLSDPRVRFVYSDGVAFVREAVDTYDVIIVDSSDPVGPAKQLFEFDFYRNLHRALKADGIMVCQSQSPIFHAEVMVETYKSIQRLFPTTLLYTAVVPTYPGGLWSYTLGSKIHEQPANIRSFDKQTRYVNRDILEQCFKVPQFVKELL; from the coding sequence ATGAAGGGATTGCCGAATTTTATTCAGTACCAAAACGGCGAATTATGGCTAACGGAAAACGAACGGGATAACTTGAAGATCAGTTACCGTATCCGTGACATTATATATGCAGAACAATCTCCGTACCAGCATGTGATGATTTTGGATTCCTACGATTTCGGCCGAATGCTGGTATTAGACGGGGTTGTGCAAACCACTTCGATTGACGGTTTTATTTATAATGAAATGATTTCTCACGTTCCGCTGACGTTCCATCCGAATCCAAAGCGCGTCCTGGTGATCGGCGGAGGTGATTGTGGGGCTGCCCGTGAAATCGCTAAATATGAAAATGTGGAACAAATTGATCTTGTAGAAATTGATCAATTGGTTGTCCAAGTATGCAAGGATCATTTACAGGAAGTATCGGGAAACCTTTCAGATCCGCGTGTACGTTTCGTTTATAGTGACGGAGTAGCTTTCGTCCGCGAAGCAGTTGATACATATGACGTCATCATCGTAGATTCTTCCGATCCGGTTGGCCCTGCCAAACAGTTGTTCGAATTTGATTTTTACCGCAACCTGCATCGCGCTTTAAAAGCTGACGGCATAATGGTTTGCCAAAGCCAATCTCCGATTTTCCATGCCGAAGTGATGGTTGAGACCTATAAGAGCATCCAACGGTTATTTCCAACCACTCTCCTTTATACGGCCGTCGTACCTACCTATCCGGGGGGACTGTGGAGTTACACACTCGGCTCCAAAATACACGAACAACCGGCCAACATCCGCTCTTTTGACAAGCAAACCCGATATGTCAACCGAGACATTCTGGAACAATGTTTCAAAGTCCCTCAATTTGTAAAAGAATTATTATAA
- the tnpC gene encoding IS66 family transposase: MSLLYDRMREHLLKQDILHADETTLQVLREPGRAAQTTSYLWLYRTGREGPAIILYDYQTTRASKHPRQFLSGFKGYLHVDGYAGYHGIPDVTLVGCWAHARRKFDEALKALPESKRSSPVAAKEGLNFCNQLFAIERDLKECTPEERYQIRQERSRPVLDAFWHGYVPRNRKCCPKCVRSGNLVLSEPVGKIRGVLQDGRLEIDNNRSERSIKPFVIGRKTGCSPIPRVVQRRVRSFTVS, translated from the coding sequence TTGAGTCTGCTCTATGATCGCATGCGCGAGCACTTACTCAAGCAGGACATTCTGCACGCAGACGAGACGACCTTACAAGTGCTCCGCGAACCGGGTCGGGCCGCACAGACGACTTCTTATCTATGGCTGTACCGCACCGGGAGAGAAGGTCCGGCCATCATCCTCTATGACTACCAGACGACACGGGCGAGCAAACACCCGCGTCAGTTTCTTTCCGGTTTCAAAGGGTACCTGCACGTCGATGGCTATGCGGGTTACCATGGGATACCGGATGTGACCCTGGTCGGTTGTTGGGCTCACGCCCGGCGCAAATTCGATGAGGCACTCAAGGCGCTGCCTGAATCGAAGCGCTCGTCACCGGTAGCAGCCAAAGAGGGACTCAATTTCTGCAATCAACTCTTTGCGATTGAACGGGACTTAAAGGAGTGCACGCCTGAGGAACGTTACCAAATCCGTCAAGAACGCAGCCGCCCTGTGTTGGATGCTTTTTGGCATGGCTACGTACCCAGAAACCGAAAGTGTTGCCCAAAGTGCGTTCGGTCAGGCAATCTTGTATTGTCTGAACCAGTGGGAAAAATTAGAGGCGTTTTACAGGATGGGCGATTGGAGATCGATAACAACCGAAGTGAACGCTCGATCAAACCGTTTGTGATCGGTCGCAAAACTGGTTGTTCTCCAATACCCCGCGTGGTGCAAAGGCGAGTGCGATCATTTACAGTATCATAG